A region of Microbacterium suwonense DNA encodes the following proteins:
- a CDS encoding SOS response-associated peptidase family protein codes for MCASYGLDPRFTDAELLAEADEAVLDGLRSWAQNNAGETLRPTGKNLRNLNPLVTAADGTPLLEAAWWGYLVDGQPARFPSINTRSERLQDRPRGLRTRALVPATGWFEMQKPSRVWHEFGLGAGVLFGMAAVTQRGRTPDGEWTTCYSIVMRPAPTHLAELHDRVPLLIPSGFAIDWLTGDGTRELIDEALLAAASLDEQLRAEPKPDDKGDGMLF; via the coding sequence ATGTGCGCGAGCTACGGACTCGACCCCCGCTTCACCGACGCCGAGCTGCTGGCCGAAGCAGACGAAGCGGTGCTGGACGGTCTGCGATCCTGGGCCCAGAACAACGCCGGCGAGACGCTGCGCCCAACAGGGAAGAACCTGCGCAACCTGAACCCGCTGGTCACGGCCGCCGACGGCACACCGCTGCTGGAGGCGGCATGGTGGGGATATCTGGTCGATGGGCAGCCGGCGAGGTTCCCGTCGATCAACACGCGCTCCGAGCGCCTGCAGGACAGGCCCCGTGGGCTGCGCACCCGTGCGCTCGTGCCCGCCACCGGATGGTTCGAGATGCAGAAGCCGAGCCGGGTGTGGCACGAATTCGGGCTGGGCGCCGGCGTGCTGTTCGGCATGGCCGCGGTCACGCAGCGCGGCCGCACACCCGACGGGGAGTGGACCACCTGCTACTCGATCGTGATGCGCCCCGCTCCCACGCACCTGGCGGAGCTGCACGATCGCGTTCCTCTGCTGATCCCCTCAGGCTTCGCCATCGACTGGCTGACCGGCGACGGAACGCGGGAGCTCATCGACGAGGCTCTGCTCGCCGCGGCATCCCTCGACGAGCAGCTCCGCGCCGAGCCGAAGCCCGACGACAAGGGCGACGGGATGCTGTTCTGA
- a CDS encoding LytR C-terminal domain-containing protein: MHPLQQIPGTRPLASRGVKVPHDRFDGVPRTSGRVGAHRAEQPGINGPVTLLWATAAALVLIVIGIFVSLVMMGRIDLFGASEPAAPQDPGVLAEIDTSYRVLIINATTQSGMVEPVRQKLIDEGWAADAVLGSDAATAPFDETTVFYVEKGDEAAALGVAEQVLGGAKVTQSDHYEGSDASGQPQLTVVIGMDRVGTDSPAPPDSEQTPEG; encoded by the coding sequence GTGCATCCGCTCCAGCAGATTCCCGGGACGCGGCCGCTAGCATCGAGGGGTGTCAAAGTCCCCCACGACCGATTCGACGGCGTTCCCCGCACCTCCGGCCGTGTCGGCGCTCACCGCGCGGAGCAGCCCGGCATCAACGGTCCCGTCACCCTGCTGTGGGCGACGGCTGCGGCGCTGGTGCTCATCGTCATCGGCATCTTCGTCTCGCTGGTGATGATGGGGCGCATCGACCTGTTCGGCGCGAGCGAGCCGGCAGCACCCCAGGACCCGGGCGTCCTCGCCGAGATCGACACCTCGTACCGCGTGCTCATCATCAACGCCACCACGCAGAGCGGGATGGTGGAGCCGGTGCGGCAGAAGCTGATCGACGAGGGCTGGGCGGCGGATGCCGTGCTCGGCAGCGATGCCGCCACCGCACCGTTCGACGAGACCACCGTGTTCTACGTCGAGAAGGGCGATGAGGCCGCAGCCCTCGGCGTCGCGGAGCAGGTACTCGGCGGCGCGAAGGTCACGCAGAGCGACCATTACGAGGGGAGCGATGCGAGTGGACAGCCGCAGCTGACCGTCGTGATCGGCATGGATCGGGTCGGCACGGACAGCCCCGCGCCGCCCGACAGCGAGCAGACGCCGGAAGGCTGA
- a CDS encoding nitroreductase family protein, with the protein MSALEAVLRRTSWSKVTEDAPTREQLLPLIEAAGRVADHSSLRPWRLIELRGNDRVALGAAIAKANGADEPSTKPLRAPLLIAVVASYRRSEKVPHWEQQAVAAGVAHTLSLLLDEAGWGVIWRTGGYTRSKAVAKAHGLKKNERLLGWLYVGGRPEGKEAGRRKRVDADALLTRMPKRKGTKKG; encoded by the coding sequence GTGAGCGCACTCGAGGCGGTTCTGCGGCGCACCTCCTGGTCGAAGGTCACCGAGGACGCCCCGACGCGCGAGCAGCTGCTGCCGCTGATCGAGGCCGCCGGCCGGGTGGCCGACCACTCGTCACTGCGTCCCTGGCGGCTGATCGAGCTGCGCGGGAACGATCGAGTGGCGCTGGGGGCGGCAATAGCGAAGGCGAACGGCGCCGACGAACCCTCCACCAAGCCGCTGCGTGCGCCGCTGCTGATCGCCGTGGTCGCCTCGTACCGCAGGAGCGAAAAGGTGCCGCACTGGGAGCAGCAGGCCGTGGCGGCCGGTGTCGCGCACACGCTGAGCCTGCTGCTGGACGAGGCCGGCTGGGGCGTGATCTGGCGCACCGGCGGGTACACGCGTTCGAAAGCCGTGGCCAAGGCACACGGGCTGAAGAAGAACGAGCGGCTGCTCGGCTGGCTGTACGTCGGCGGCAGGCCGGAGGGCAAGGAGGCCGGACGCCGCAAGAGGGTGGATGCCGATGCCCTGCTCACCCGGATGCCGAAGCGCAAGGGCACGAAGAAGGGCTGA
- a CDS encoding putative quinol monooxygenase: MSAERITICAEFTARDGSADEVEALIREYARAVRAEPGNLVFDVYRRAEVPDRFLVFEEYADRDAFDGHLAAESGRAFNAALEPRIVEPTSVLSHLTRVAGA, translated from the coding sequence ATGAGCGCGGAAAGGATCACCATCTGCGCCGAGTTCACTGCGCGAGACGGCAGCGCCGATGAGGTCGAGGCGCTCATCCGGGAATACGCCCGGGCCGTGCGCGCGGAGCCGGGGAACCTCGTCTTCGATGTCTATCGCCGTGCCGAGGTGCCGGATCGATTCCTGGTCTTCGAGGAATACGCCGATCGCGACGCCTTCGATGGGCACCTCGCTGCCGAGTCCGGCCGAGCGTTCAATGCGGCACTCGAACCGCGGATCGTCGAGCCGACAAGCGTGCTCTCCCACCTGACGAGGGTGGCGGGTGCGTGA
- a CDS encoding substrate-binding domain-containing protein — protein MRKHNTRPGRLLLGAISVSAGLALTLTGCSGNADTGTAGTPDGAIGVSLIVKTNSNPFFIAMQDGAKAAAEKDGVSLTLAAGKEDGDEDTQIQAIEAAISKGDQGILITPNGPAVLDAIDKARQAGIYVIALDTAPDPADAVDITFATDNFLAGQYIGQWTAAKLDGAEAVIGLVDLFDDKSVSVDYNRDQGFLDGLGIPLGNDQVNGDEPSSGSYSGGKGGSYTIVGNEASQGAEDGGRRAMENLLAKNPDINVVYTINEPAAYGAYQALEAAGKSADGVLIVSVDGGCAGVGQVADGVIDATSQQYPVKMAELGVRAIVDLVKDGTKPENSEGLDFFNTGVALVTDQAVGGVDSIDSAEASGICWGNK, from the coding sequence ATGAGGAAGCACAACACTCGACCTGGCCGCCTGTTGCTGGGTGCGATCTCCGTATCCGCCGGCCTGGCGCTTACGCTGACCGGATGCTCCGGCAACGCCGACACCGGCACTGCCGGAACTCCTGATGGCGCCATCGGCGTCTCGCTGATCGTGAAGACGAACTCGAATCCGTTCTTCATCGCCATGCAGGACGGCGCGAAGGCCGCAGCCGAGAAGGATGGGGTCTCCCTGACGCTGGCCGCTGGCAAGGAGGACGGCGACGAAGACACCCAGATCCAGGCCATCGAAGCCGCGATCTCCAAGGGCGACCAGGGCATCCTGATCACCCCCAACGGCCCGGCCGTGCTCGATGCGATCGACAAGGCACGCCAGGCGGGCATCTACGTCATCGCACTGGACACCGCACCCGACCCCGCCGACGCGGTGGACATCACCTTCGCCACCGACAATTTCCTTGCCGGGCAGTACATCGGCCAGTGGACGGCGGCGAAGCTCGATGGCGCAGAGGCCGTCATCGGTCTGGTGGATCTGTTCGATGACAAATCCGTCAGCGTCGACTACAACCGCGACCAGGGTTTCCTCGACGGACTCGGCATCCCACTCGGAAATGACCAAGTGAACGGAGACGAGCCGTCAAGCGGGTCGTATTCCGGTGGCAAGGGCGGCTCATACACGATCGTAGGAAACGAGGCATCGCAGGGCGCCGAGGACGGCGGTCGCCGCGCGATGGAGAACCTGCTCGCGAAGAACCCCGACATCAACGTCGTCTACACGATCAATGAACCGGCGGCTTACGGCGCGTACCAGGCGCTGGAAGCTGCAGGCAAGAGCGCGGATGGCGTACTGATCGTCTCGGTAGATGGTGGCTGCGCCGGCGTCGGCCAGGTCGCGGACGGCGTCATCGATGCGACCAGCCAGCAGTACCCGGTGAAGATGGCTGAGCTCGGCGTGCGGGCGATCGTCGATCTCGTCAAGGACGGCACCAAGCCCGAGAACTCCGAGGGCCTGGACTTCTTCAACACTGGCGTGGCACTGGTCACAGACCAGGCCGTCGGAGGGGTCGACTCGATCGACTCTGCCGAAGCATCCGGCATCTGCTGGGGCAATAAGTAA
- a CDS encoding DUF2332 domain-containing protein has protein sequence MPPFSLVAGSSGSARMVHMTDAVRERFERFARDEAPGRSAVYAQWAEGIVADAELQTVLARISPQHRQPPLVFAVSRLRGAPVGEYAAWRAFVLADAEGLVAECERRTVQTNEPLRMAALLPALSLIDGPITLLELGAAAGFCLYPDRCSYRILDSRGAERAHLDPAAGPSRLELTSVVDGVLPRLRVPQVVWRTGVDLAPIDVRNAGDRAWVDTLTWPGEHQRAERIAAAVDIVSADPPRLLAGDAAARLAELTASAPRGATLVISTPGMLVYLPRDAREELIHRIRATGARWVTIDPARVHEGWGEDGFAVGLDGHAIADADPLGRWWEWRTDTEPDAA, from the coding sequence ATGCCTCCATTCTCTCTCGTCGCGGGGTCGTCGGGGTCGGCGAGAATGGTGCACATGACGGATGCCGTGCGCGAGCGCTTCGAGCGGTTCGCCCGCGACGAAGCCCCCGGCCGCAGTGCCGTGTACGCGCAGTGGGCGGAGGGGATCGTCGCGGATGCCGAGCTGCAGACGGTTCTCGCGCGCATCTCGCCGCAGCACCGGCAGCCTCCGTTGGTGTTCGCGGTCTCGCGGCTGCGCGGTGCGCCGGTCGGTGAGTACGCGGCATGGCGTGCCTTCGTGCTGGCCGACGCGGAGGGGCTCGTCGCCGAGTGCGAGCGGCGCACGGTGCAGACCAACGAGCCGCTGCGCATGGCGGCGCTGCTGCCCGCGCTGAGCCTGATCGACGGGCCGATCACCCTGCTGGAGCTGGGAGCTGCGGCCGGCTTCTGCCTGTACCCGGATCGATGTTCGTATCGCATCCTCGACTCCCGCGGTGCCGAGCGCGCCCACCTCGACCCCGCCGCGGGGCCATCGCGGCTCGAACTGACCAGCGTCGTCGACGGCGTGCTCCCGCGACTGAGGGTGCCTCAGGTCGTCTGGCGCACCGGCGTCGATCTCGCGCCGATCGACGTGCGGAACGCCGGCGACCGGGCCTGGGTGGACACGCTGACCTGGCCCGGGGAGCATCAGCGCGCCGAGCGCATCGCCGCCGCGGTCGACATCGTCTCCGCCGATCCGCCACGCCTACTGGCGGGGGATGCGGCGGCACGGCTCGCCGAGCTCACGGCATCCGCTCCCCGTGGCGCGACCCTCGTGATCAGCACTCCGGGGATGCTCGTCTATCTGCCGCGCGACGCACGCGAGGAGCTGATCCATCGCATCCGCGCGACCGGCGCGCGCTGGGTCACGATCGACCCGGCGCGGGTGCACGAGGGGTGGGGTGAGGACGGGTTCGCGGTCGGGCTGGACGGGCACGCGATCGCGGATGCCGATCCACTCGGCCGCTGGTGGGAGTGGCGCACCGATACGGAGCCGGATGCCGCGTAG
- a CDS encoding carbohydrate kinase family protein, with protein MIEPAILVIGEALVDIVHRADGCTDETPGGSPANVALALARLGRASRLLTQLGDDVHGQWIRHWLEGSGVELTVADSTRTATATARLDQSGSAQYSFDMEWRLGVDVARPVTLSRGLHPAVVHTGSIATFLAPGADVVCRLLDGFRRTSLITYDPNVRPALLEDRADARSRAEAFVTVADLVKASDEDLAWLYPGADPLDSARRWLSQGPSVVVVTRGAEGAVAVAAAGAVQVQGRPVRVVDTVGAGDTFMSALIHGLIEQGLAGAGSRERLRDIAAESLRRLLILGAHAAAITVSRPGADPPHRSELTEL; from the coding sequence GTGATCGAACCCGCCATCCTCGTCATCGGCGAAGCGCTCGTCGACATCGTCCATCGCGCAGACGGATGCACAGATGAGACACCCGGCGGGAGCCCCGCGAACGTCGCCTTGGCGCTCGCTCGACTGGGGCGCGCGTCTCGGCTGCTGACTCAGCTCGGGGACGACGTGCACGGGCAGTGGATCCGGCACTGGCTGGAAGGCTCGGGCGTTGAGCTGACAGTGGCAGACTCCACGCGAACCGCCACAGCGACGGCCCGCCTCGATCAGAGTGGCTCCGCACAGTACTCCTTCGATATGGAGTGGCGGCTCGGCGTCGACGTCGCGCGGCCCGTCACCCTGTCGCGTGGCCTGCACCCAGCGGTTGTGCACACAGGGTCGATCGCTACGTTCCTCGCCCCCGGTGCCGATGTCGTCTGCCGGCTGCTCGACGGGTTCCGCCGGACATCACTCATCACCTACGATCCCAATGTGCGGCCGGCTCTGCTGGAAGACCGCGCTGATGCCCGGAGTCGGGCGGAGGCCTTCGTCACCGTGGCGGATCTCGTCAAAGCGAGTGACGAGGACCTCGCGTGGCTGTACCCGGGAGCTGATCCTCTTGATTCAGCACGTCGCTGGCTCTCGCAAGGACCGTCCGTCGTCGTCGTGACTCGCGGTGCTGAGGGAGCTGTCGCAGTCGCGGCCGCCGGTGCGGTGCAGGTGCAGGGAAGACCTGTTCGAGTCGTGGACACCGTGGGCGCGGGAGACACGTTCATGAGCGCTCTGATCCATGGGCTGATCGAGCAGGGGCTCGCCGGAGCGGGGTCACGGGAGCGACTGCGGGACATCGCGGCGGAGTCTCTTCGCCGTCTGCTGATACTCGGTGCTCACGCGGCCGCCATCACGGTCTCGCGGCCGGGAGCGGATCCACCGCATCGATCTGAGCTCACCGAGCTCTAG
- the msrB gene encoding peptide-methionine (R)-S-oxide reductase MsrB yields MSYSVNKTEAEWREELGEDQYAVLRTAATERAWTGELLDEKRDGLYRCGACGAELFRSGTKFESGCGWPSFYESVRPEAVELIEDNTLGMTRTEVRCAACGSHLGHVFPDGFGTPTGDRYCMNSLALKFEPHSS; encoded by the coding sequence ATGTCGTACAGCGTGAACAAGACCGAGGCCGAGTGGCGCGAAGAGCTCGGCGAAGACCAGTACGCGGTGCTGCGCACCGCCGCCACCGAGCGCGCCTGGACCGGCGAGCTGCTCGACGAGAAGCGCGACGGCCTCTATCGATGCGGCGCCTGCGGAGCGGAGCTGTTCCGCAGCGGCACCAAGTTCGAATCCGGCTGCGGATGGCCGAGCTTCTACGAATCGGTGCGCCCCGAGGCGGTCGAGCTGATCGAGGACAACACTCTGGGGATGACCCGCACCGAGGTGCGCTGCGCCGCCTGCGGCTCGCACCTGGGCCACGTCTTTCCGGACGGGTTCGGCACACCCACCGGTGACCGCTACTGCATGAACTCGCTCGCGCTGAAGTTCGAACCGCACTCCTCGTGA
- a CDS encoding ABC transporter ATP-binding protein, whose translation MATVTFDEATRIYPGGTRPAVDKLNIEIADGEFLVLVGPSGCGKSTSLRMLAGLEEVNDGRILIGDRDVTDVPPKDRDIAMVFQNYALYPHMTVAENMGFALKIAGVGKEERAARVLEAAKLLDLEEYLNRKPKALSGGQRQRVAMGRAIVRQPQVFLMDEPLSNLDAKLRVQTRTQIASLQRRLGVTTVYVTHDQTEALTMGDRIAVLKDGILQQVGSPRELYETPSNVFVAGFIGSPAMNLFELDLAEGGVQFGTKVVPTETAAVAKAKGNSATVGVRPEDIVVAPEDGHGLSVVVDLVEELGADGYLYGHADINGKRTDIVARVDGRSHPNAGETVTLAPIPGHVHLFDLESGERLNEKPVVSA comes from the coding sequence ATGGCAACCGTTACGTTCGACGAGGCCACCCGCATCTACCCGGGCGGCACCCGCCCCGCGGTCGACAAGCTGAACATCGAGATCGCCGACGGCGAGTTCCTTGTTCTGGTCGGCCCCTCCGGCTGCGGAAAGTCCACGTCCCTGCGCATGCTCGCCGGCCTCGAAGAGGTCAACGACGGCCGCATCCTGATCGGCGACCGCGACGTCACCGACGTGCCCCCGAAAGACCGCGACATCGCGATGGTCTTCCAGAACTACGCGCTCTACCCGCACATGACGGTTGCCGAGAACATGGGCTTCGCGCTGAAGATCGCCGGCGTCGGCAAGGAGGAGCGCGCAGCTCGCGTGCTCGAGGCCGCGAAGCTGCTCGACCTCGAGGAGTACCTCAACCGCAAGCCGAAGGCCCTCTCGGGTGGTCAGCGTCAGCGTGTCGCCATGGGTCGCGCCATCGTCCGTCAGCCGCAGGTGTTCCTCATGGACGAGCCGCTGTCCAACCTCGACGCGAAGCTGCGTGTGCAGACCCGCACGCAGATCGCATCGCTGCAGCGCCGCCTGGGCGTCACCACCGTCTACGTCACGCACGACCAGACTGAGGCTCTGACCATGGGCGACCGCATCGCGGTGCTCAAGGACGGCATCCTGCAGCAGGTTGGCTCGCCGCGCGAGCTGTACGAGACCCCGAGCAACGTCTTCGTGGCCGGCTTCATCGGCTCCCCCGCGATGAACCTCTTCGAGCTGGATCTCGCCGAGGGCGGCGTGCAGTTCGGCACGAAGGTCGTCCCGACCGAGACCGCCGCCGTCGCCAAGGCGAAGGGCAACTCCGCAACAGTCGGTGTCCGCCCCGAGGACATCGTCGTCGCACCCGAGGACGGCCATGGCCTCTCGGTCGTCGTCGACCTCGTCGAGGAACTTGGCGCCGACGGCTACCTGTACGGTCACGCCGACATCAACGGCAAGCGCACCGACATCGTCGCCCGCGTCGACGGCCGCAGCCACCCGAACGCCGGTGAGACCGTCACGCTGGCTCCGATCCCCGGTCACGTGCACCTGTTCGACCTGGAGTCGGGCGAGCGCCTGAACGAGAAGCCGGTCGTCTCGGCCTGA
- a CDS encoding DsbA family protein: MSSDETPNVPAARASREAVREKAQRVQAQQARTRIMRRVIVGLVAAVAVGSIGAAVAFAVGSSMSKPQLSPSGMTGDGVTVNEVTLASGAQGASPDATPAPTEAATTPTPKTTEKAAEPTDIHIYVDYLSAGASEFEKANARQLAGWIKDGAVTVTYHPVALLTASSNGTKYSLRAASAAACVVTYSPDQFFDYNHELLTDQPAIDSDGRTDVQLADLAVAVGVQDAKKVRSCIEGQDFTGWAKDATARALEGPLPGSKDLKLNNEALIVVSGQAYVGALNDPAEFSQFVLTTASDEYYGSADPTPTPTPPVSPAPSETPTSEAPAS; this comes from the coding sequence ATGTCGAGCGACGAAACGCCGAACGTCCCTGCTGCTCGCGCTTCGCGTGAAGCGGTGCGGGAGAAGGCCCAGCGAGTGCAGGCGCAGCAGGCGCGCACGCGCATCATGCGACGCGTGATCGTCGGGCTCGTCGCCGCTGTCGCGGTCGGCTCCATCGGCGCGGCCGTCGCCTTCGCGGTCGGATCATCGATGTCCAAGCCGCAGCTCAGCCCGAGCGGCATGACCGGCGACGGGGTCACCGTGAACGAGGTCACGCTGGCATCCGGGGCGCAGGGTGCCTCTCCTGACGCGACGCCGGCGCCGACCGAAGCCGCGACCACGCCGACTCCGAAGACCACCGAGAAGGCGGCGGAGCCGACGGACATCCACATCTACGTGGACTATCTCTCGGCAGGAGCCTCGGAGTTCGAGAAGGCCAACGCGCGTCAGCTGGCCGGCTGGATCAAGGACGGCGCCGTGACCGTCACCTACCACCCGGTCGCGCTGCTGACGGCGAGCTCGAACGGAACGAAGTACTCCCTGCGCGCGGCGTCGGCCGCGGCCTGCGTGGTGACCTATTCGCCCGACCAGTTCTTCGACTACAACCACGAGCTGCTCACCGATCAGCCGGCGATCGACAGCGATGGGCGCACCGACGTGCAGCTGGCGGATCTGGCCGTCGCCGTCGGGGTTCAGGATGCCAAGAAGGTGCGCTCCTGCATCGAGGGTCAGGACTTCACCGGATGGGCGAAGGATGCCACGGCACGCGCGCTCGAGGGCCCGCTGCCCGGTTCCAAGGACCTCAAGCTCAATAACGAGGCGCTCATCGTGGTCAGCGGCCAGGCGTATGTCGGCGCGCTGAACGACCCGGCGGAGTTCTCGCAGTTCGTGCTGACCACGGCCAGCGACGAGTACTACGGATCGGCCGACCCGACTCCGACGCCCACACCGCCGGTCTCCCCGGCGCCCTCAGAGACGCCGACCTCCGAGGCACCCGCTTCCTGA
- a CDS encoding ATP-binding cassette domain-containing protein — translation MTETTQNRRQATAPTGTPVLEAKRLVKTFGRVVGLDGVSLQLYPGEVLAVIGDNGAGKSTLIKCLTGAYIPDDGQLLLDGQEVHFRSPQDARLAGIETVYQNLAVSPALDVASNLYLGRERRKPGLMGSVFRALDTAGMRESAREQVHKLGISTLQDVTVSVENLSGGQRQAVAVARAAAFGSKVVVLDEPTAALGVRESNQVLELIENLRGNGVPVILISHNMPHVFQVADRIHVQRLGKRAATITPQSHTMTEAVAIMTGAAKA, via the coding sequence GTGACCGAGACAACTCAGAACCGTCGTCAGGCCACCGCTCCCACGGGCACTCCCGTGCTCGAGGCGAAGCGTCTCGTGAAGACCTTCGGCCGGGTGGTGGGACTCGATGGCGTCAGCCTCCAGCTCTACCCGGGTGAGGTCCTGGCGGTGATCGGCGACAACGGCGCCGGAAAATCGACGCTCATCAAGTGCCTGACCGGCGCATACATCCCCGACGACGGGCAGCTGCTCCTGGATGGACAGGAAGTGCACTTTCGGAGTCCGCAGGATGCCCGTCTGGCCGGAATCGAGACCGTCTACCAGAACCTCGCGGTCTCACCCGCGCTGGACGTGGCCTCGAATCTCTATCTCGGTCGCGAACGCCGCAAGCCTGGCCTCATGGGATCCGTCTTCCGGGCGCTCGACACCGCTGGCATGCGTGAGTCGGCACGCGAGCAGGTGCACAAGCTCGGCATCTCCACGCTGCAGGACGTGACTGTCTCGGTCGAGAACCTGTCCGGTGGACAGCGCCAGGCAGTCGCGGTCGCACGTGCAGCGGCGTTCGGGTCGAAGGTCGTCGTGCTCGACGAGCCCACTGCTGCGCTCGGCGTACGGGAGTCGAACCAGGTGCTCGAGCTGATCGAGAACCTGCGTGGCAATGGCGTGCCCGTCATCCTGATCTCCCACAACATGCCGCACGTGTTCCAGGTCGCCGACCGGATTCACGTGCAGCGACTGGGGAAGCGCGCTGCGACCATCACTCCGCAGTCGCATACGATGACAGAGGCCGTGGCGATCATGACTGGCGCTGCAAAGGCATGA
- a CDS encoding LacI family DNA-binding transcriptional regulator — MTSKTTAAFHAPIARPRATMKQVATLAGVGTKTVSRVINGEPNVTEATSAKVWDAVRALDYQPDLQAGSLRRADGRTRTLGLLVGSVDNPFAGVIQRAVEDVAATRGVSVFASSLDDDPAREESAVRNFLQRRVDGLILTTARTTPDYLNQVRDRGVPVVFIDREPMMKGLDVVASDNREERVARPST, encoded by the coding sequence GTGACTTCGAAGACCACCGCTGCTTTCCATGCGCCCATCGCTCGACCGCGGGCGACCATGAAGCAGGTGGCGACCCTCGCCGGAGTGGGGACGAAGACGGTCTCCCGTGTGATCAATGGGGAGCCGAACGTCACCGAAGCAACGTCCGCGAAGGTCTGGGACGCCGTCCGCGCTCTGGACTACCAGCCCGATCTGCAGGCCGGGAGCCTGCGCAGGGCCGATGGCCGCACCCGCACTCTCGGCCTGCTCGTCGGCAGCGTGGACAACCCCTTCGCCGGAGTGATCCAGCGAGCGGTCGAAGATGTAGCGGCAACCAGAGGCGTATCGGTTTTCGCCTCCAGTCTCGATGACGATCCAGCCCGCGAGGAGTCAGCCGTGCGCAACTTCCTGCAGCGTCGCGTGGATGGACTCATCCTCACGACCGCCCGCACGACACCCGACTACCTGAACCAGGTCAGGGACCGCGGCGTTCCCGTAGTCTTCATCGACCGCGAACCCATGATGAAGGGACTCGACGTCGTCGCGAGCGACAACCGCGAGGAGCGCGTCGCGCGACCGAGCACCTGA